Proteins encoded in a region of the Cytobacillus pseudoceanisediminis genome:
- a CDS encoding ABC transporter ATP-binding protein encodes MLQLNQIHKVFNEGTPDEKTALHRIDLHLKPGDFMTVIGSNGAGKSTLMNMISGKLIPDIGEVLVDGTDVTLVKEHKRSRLIGRVFQDPMAGTAPSMTIEENLAIAYSRTMARGLRKGVSKKRRDFFQEKLEMLHLGLENRLSAKVGLLSGGERQALSLLMATFTEPKILLLDEHTAALDPARAELITSLTKEIVETYKLTTLMVTHNMQQALDLGNRLIMMDKGQIIFETNEDQKKDLTVEKLLEEFQKIRGEKMSSDKAVLI; translated from the coding sequence TTGCTGCAATTAAATCAGATTCATAAAGTGTTTAATGAGGGAACTCCAGACGAAAAAACAGCACTTCACAGAATCGATCTTCATTTAAAGCCAGGCGACTTCATGACGGTTATTGGCAGTAATGGAGCGGGAAAATCTACTCTTATGAATATGATTTCCGGCAAATTGATTCCTGATATAGGAGAAGTGCTGGTTGATGGCACTGATGTCACTCTTGTGAAAGAACATAAAAGATCCAGGCTGATCGGACGTGTCTTCCAGGATCCGATGGCAGGAACAGCCCCTTCCATGACCATAGAAGAAAATCTTGCCATTGCTTATTCGAGAACTATGGCACGTGGCCTTCGCAAAGGAGTTTCCAAGAAACGACGCGACTTTTTCCAGGAAAAGCTGGAAATGCTGCATCTTGGATTGGAAAACAGGCTTTCAGCAAAAGTTGGACTGCTGTCAGGCGGGGAGAGGCAGGCATTATCCCTGTTGATGGCGACTTTTACAGAGCCTAAAATATTGCTTTTAGACGAACATACCGCTGCCTTGGACCCGGCTCGTGCAGAATTGATTACCAGCCTTACGAAAGAGATTGTGGAAACATATAAACTTACTACATTAATGGTGACCCACAATATGCAGCAGGCACTTGACCTGGGAAATAGGCTGATCATGATGGACAAGGGCCAGATCATTTTTGAAACAAATGAAGACCAAAAGAAAGATTTGACCGTCGAAAAACTGCTTGAAGAATTCCAAAAAATCCGTGGAGAGAAAATGAGCAGTGACAAGGCTGTATTAATCTAA
- a CDS encoding ABC transporter substrate-binding protein, which translates to MLERIKSFKAIAAAGLMGTLLLSGCGSESTNGDAGSSDKEKEESFNIGVTQIVEHPSLDAALEGFKKALEDSGIEASYDVQIAQGDQNNNQSIANNFAGDGVDLIFANSTPSALSALNATKDIPIVFTSVTDPVGAQLVKSMDSPEGNITGTTDTHPDAIPNMVKFINEQFEAGTVGVIYNSGEQNSEVQIEKVREALSSTDMKLAEATVSNSSEVKQAAESLVGKADAIYIITDNTVVSALESVIQVSNDNDIPLFVGELDSVKRGGFAAYGFDYEDIGYEAGEMAAKILKDGKKPSELPVQYPQNLKLVINKKAAEEMGIDLKEEWSDLAEFVE; encoded by the coding sequence ATGTTAGAGAGAATAAAATCATTTAAAGCAATAGCTGCTGCAGGTCTTATGGGAACTTTGCTTCTAAGCGGCTGCGGGAGTGAAAGTACAAATGGAGATGCAGGCTCTTCTGATAAAGAAAAGGAAGAATCATTTAATATAGGAGTTACGCAGATTGTCGAGCATCCCTCGTTAGATGCGGCACTCGAGGGCTTTAAGAAGGCATTGGAGGATTCTGGTATTGAAGCAAGCTACGATGTTCAGATTGCACAAGGGGACCAGAATAATAATCAATCCATTGCCAATAATTTTGCCGGAGATGGAGTAGACCTGATCTTTGCCAACTCTACCCCCAGTGCATTAAGTGCACTGAATGCAACAAAGGATATACCAATTGTATTTACTTCAGTAACCGATCCAGTGGGTGCGCAATTAGTAAAATCAATGGATTCTCCTGAAGGAAATATAACAGGTACAACAGATACGCATCCTGATGCGATACCCAACATGGTTAAATTTATAAATGAACAGTTTGAGGCAGGCACAGTGGGTGTTATTTACAATTCTGGAGAACAAAATTCAGAGGTGCAGATTGAAAAGGTGAGGGAAGCTCTTTCAAGTACAGATATGAAATTGGCTGAAGCAACCGTATCCAATTCTTCCGAAGTGAAACAGGCTGCAGAATCTCTTGTCGGAAAAGCTGATGCCATCTATATTATTACGGATAATACTGTTGTTTCCGCTTTGGAATCTGTCATTCAGGTTTCAAACGACAATGACATCCCGCTTTTCGTGGGAGAACTGGACTCTGTTAAACGCGGGGGCTTTGCTGCTTACGGATTTGACTATGAAGATATCGGATATGAAGCTGGGGAAATGGCTGCAAAAATTTTAAAAGACGGCAAGAAGCCATCCGAACTTCCTGTCCAATATCCGCAGAATCTAAAGCTGGTAATCAATAAAAAGGCTGCAGAAGAAATGGGCATTGACTTAAAAGAGGAATGGAGCGATCTTGCTGAGTTTGTGGAGTAA
- a CDS encoding enoyl-CoA hydratase-related protein: MSSIAVETKGHIAVVTINRPDALNAFNFDTLSELQESVEKLRTSPDVRAVIFTGAGEKAFSVGADLKERRTLSEEQVRRNIYKIGEVFSLVDQLPQPTIAAINGFAFGGGMELALSCDFRIAVSGTLMGLTETSLAIIPGAGGTQRLPRLIGQAKALELILTAKRLTSEKALEYGILTKVTEKDNLLNDCFEFAGQMLNNGPLALQQAKFAVKHGMGVDLQTGLQIERKAYEVIIPTEDRVEALAAFAEKRKPEFKGK; this comes from the coding sequence ATGAGTTCTATTGCAGTCGAAACAAAAGGTCATATTGCGGTCGTAACGATTAACCGCCCTGATGCATTGAATGCTTTTAATTTTGATACTTTATCGGAGCTTCAGGAATCAGTTGAAAAGCTGCGCACCAGCCCTGATGTGCGTGCAGTGATTTTTACAGGGGCTGGAGAAAAAGCATTCAGTGTTGGTGCAGACTTAAAAGAGCGCAGGACACTATCAGAAGAGCAAGTCCGCAGAAATATATATAAAATAGGTGAGGTATTCTCACTGGTTGATCAGCTTCCGCAGCCTACTATTGCTGCTATTAACGGTTTTGCCTTCGGGGGCGGGATGGAGTTAGCTCTATCCTGCGATTTCCGCATCGCCGTTTCAGGCACTTTAATGGGACTTACAGAAACAAGTTTGGCCATAATACCAGGGGCAGGCGGCACTCAAAGACTTCCAAGATTGATAGGCCAGGCCAAAGCCCTGGAATTAATTTTGACGGCTAAAAGGCTTACTTCTGAAAAAGCGCTTGAATACGGCATCCTTACAAAAGTGACTGAAAAAGATAATCTCTTAAATGATTGCTTTGAATTTGCCGGACAAATGCTTAATAACGGCCCGCTTGCCCTGCAGCAGGCTAAATTTGCTGTAAAACATGGCATGGGTGTCGATTTGCAGACTGGGCTGCAGATTGAAAGGAAGGCATATGAAGTAATTATCCCAACAGAAGATAGAGTTGAAGCTCTTGCAGCATTTGCTGAAAAAAGAAAACCGGAGTTTAAAGGGAAATAA
- a CDS encoding lipoate--protein ligase → MLFIDNQGITDPRINLAIEEYALKNLDIEETYLLFYINEPSIIIGKNQNTVEEINTEYVENNGIHVVRRLSGGGAVYHDLGNLNFSFITKDDGESFHNFQKFTEPVVEALQKLGVNAELSGRNDLMAEGRKISGNAQFSTKGRMFSHGTLLFDSEIENVVSALKVKKDKIESKGIKSIRSRVANISEFLDKKITIQEFRTLLLKNIFGDLDEIAEYRLTNDDWEKIHQLSKERYQNWDWNYGKSPKFDLQHSHRFPVGQIDIRLNVTKGKIEECKIYGDFFGVGDVSEIESKLTGIRYEKSEIENALEGVDIKHYFGNVTKTEFINLVY, encoded by the coding sequence ATGCTTTTTATTGACAACCAGGGAATCACAGATCCCAGAATTAACCTTGCTATTGAGGAATATGCACTAAAGAATCTTGATATTGAAGAAACCTATTTGCTTTTTTATATTAATGAACCTTCCATTATTATTGGAAAAAACCAGAATACAGTTGAAGAGATTAATACTGAATATGTCGAGAACAATGGTATCCATGTGGTCAGAAGGCTTTCTGGCGGCGGGGCTGTTTATCATGATTTAGGCAATCTCAACTTCAGCTTTATCACAAAAGATGATGGAGAAAGCTTCCACAACTTCCAAAAGTTTACCGAGCCGGTTGTAGAAGCTTTGCAGAAGCTTGGTGTTAATGCTGAATTGAGCGGGCGAAATGACCTGATGGCAGAAGGCAGAAAGATATCCGGGAATGCCCAGTTTTCTACCAAAGGCAGAATGTTTAGCCATGGTACCCTCTTGTTTGATTCCGAAATAGAAAATGTCGTTTCGGCATTAAAGGTAAAGAAAGATAAAATTGAATCGAAAGGCATTAAGTCTATTCGAAGCCGTGTTGCTAATATCTCAGAGTTCCTGGATAAAAAAATCACAATTCAAGAATTTCGCACTTTGCTGCTTAAGAATATTTTTGGTGATTTAGATGAAATTGCAGAGTACAGGCTTACGAATGATGATTGGGAAAAAATTCATCAGCTGTCCAAGGAGCGCTATCAAAACTGGGATTGGAATTATGGAAAATCACCCAAATTTGATCTTCAGCACTCGCATCGTTTCCCAGTGGGGCAAATTGATATTAGACTTAACGTCACAAAAGGGAAAATTGAGGAATGTAAAATTTACGGAGACTTCTTTGGGGTTGGAGATGTAAGCGAAATTGAAAGCAAGCTTACAGGAATTCGCTATGAAAAGTCAGAGATTGAAAATGCCCTTGAAGGAGTGGACATTAAGCATTACTTCGGAAATGTGACAAAGACCGAATTTATCAACCTGGTTTATTAA
- the yhfH gene encoding protein YhfH, whose protein sequence is MIQNIMEFFRNLPAKQCSECGKSIDEQHECYGNKCDKCMGITDL, encoded by the coding sequence ATGATTCAAAACATTATGGAGTTTTTCAGAAACCTGCCGGCAAAACAATGTTCAGAATGCGGGAAGTCGATCGACGAGCAGCATGAATGCTACGGAAACAAGTGTGATAAATGCATGGGAATAACAGATTTATAG
- a CDS encoding YhgE/Pip domain-containing protein: MKNKLFLKEFSAILKNKKLLIPIIAVVFIPILYSGMFLWAFWDPYDHLDDLPVAIVNEDAGAAFEDNELHLGDDLVDKLKESKDFNFQFVDKEEAYKDLNDQQYYMLVEIPKDFSKNATTLLEDNPQKMNLIYVPNESYNFLSAQIGGTAVEKIKASLSEKVTETYAETMFDKVGELADGIGQASDGALQISEGAADLKDGSDTLHEKLALLADKSIEFNNGVSSARKGSEEMTEGAKSLSEGLGKLAEGQSELSKASDQLESGSQKLSAGVTQTKAGIVTIKEKLPVMIDGTEQVENGVKTLSSSLEQWQTEAQKLSGGTALLEQKLQGFISQLPDGSPEKAELQTVLAQLKAGSAQLAESAGKLSAGGAELSQKMGQLNEGQLQLQQGINQLAQGASDLETGSQQLVQGHKDFGAGMETFAQKFGEAQAGADRLAGGAADLSGGLGKLTQGSAAFADGTKQLEDGAGKVAEGNAQIYEGSAELANKLADGAENASSVNASDKTYNMMANPVEIDNEKITEVPNYGTGFAPYFLSLGLFVGALLLSIVFPLREPAGVPRSGFSWFASKFGILAGIGIIQGLIAALILLLGLGLEVKSVPLFLLFTIITSITFIALIQFFVTVMGDPGRFAAIIILILQLTTSAGTFPLELIPNALQPISSYLPMTYSVSGLKAVISSGNFDFMWENAVILLSFAALFIAGTFVYFTAMHKKRFAAAAGKAD, from the coding sequence GTGAAAAACAAACTTTTCTTGAAGGAATTTTCAGCAATCTTAAAAAACAAAAAACTGCTGATTCCTATTATCGCAGTAGTGTTTATTCCTATTTTATACAGCGGAATGTTTCTTTGGGCATTTTGGGATCCATACGATCATTTAGATGATCTGCCTGTTGCTATCGTTAATGAGGATGCCGGTGCTGCATTTGAAGATAATGAATTGCATCTGGGCGATGATCTTGTTGATAAATTAAAGGAAAGCAAGGACTTTAATTTTCAATTTGTTGATAAAGAGGAAGCATATAAAGATCTAAATGATCAGCAATATTATATGCTTGTTGAAATCCCTAAGGATTTTTCCAAGAATGCAACCACTCTCCTGGAAGACAATCCGCAGAAAATGAACCTGATTTACGTTCCCAATGAGAGCTACAATTTTTTATCAGCTCAAATTGGCGGAACAGCTGTAGAAAAAATTAAAGCGTCTCTGTCAGAAAAAGTGACTGAAACATATGCTGAAACGATGTTCGATAAGGTAGGGGAACTGGCAGATGGCATTGGACAGGCAAGTGATGGGGCCCTTCAAATCAGTGAAGGAGCTGCAGATTTAAAGGATGGTTCTGACACGCTGCATGAGAAGCTGGCGCTTTTAGCCGATAAATCCATTGAGTTCAATAATGGTGTAAGCTCAGCAAGAAAAGGTTCAGAAGAAATGACAGAGGGAGCTAAATCCCTTTCAGAAGGTTTAGGGAAATTAGCTGAAGGCCAATCAGAATTAAGTAAAGCTTCTGATCAGCTGGAATCTGGAAGTCAAAAGCTGTCAGCAGGTGTTACACAAACAAAAGCAGGGATTGTTACAATAAAGGAAAAACTTCCTGTTATGATTGATGGAACCGAGCAGGTGGAAAATGGAGTCAAAACCTTATCTTCATCTCTGGAACAATGGCAAACGGAGGCACAAAAACTCAGTGGAGGCACTGCTCTTTTAGAGCAAAAGCTGCAGGGCTTTATATCGCAGCTTCCTGATGGATCTCCTGAAAAAGCTGAGCTTCAGACTGTGCTTGCCCAGCTGAAGGCTGGATCAGCCCAGCTTGCTGAGTCAGCTGGTAAACTATCTGCGGGAGGAGCCGAATTATCCCAAAAAATGGGGCAGCTAAATGAAGGACAGCTGCAGCTCCAGCAGGGAATAAATCAGCTTGCCCAAGGGGCATCCGATCTGGAAACTGGTTCTCAGCAGCTTGTACAGGGACATAAAGATTTCGGTGCTGGAATGGAAACATTTGCTCAGAAATTTGGTGAAGCCCAAGCCGGAGCAGACAGGCTAGCAGGCGGTGCAGCAGATTTGTCAGGAGGTCTTGGCAAACTGACCCAAGGTTCAGCTGCATTTGCAGATGGCACAAAGCAGCTTGAAGATGGCGCAGGCAAAGTAGCCGAAGGTAATGCACAAATCTATGAAGGATCTGCTGAGTTAGCAAATAAATTAGCGGATGGCGCTGAAAATGCCTCATCTGTAAATGCCAGCGATAAAACTTATAATATGATGGCAAATCCGGTAGAAATAGATAACGAGAAGATAACAGAAGTTCCTAACTATGGTACTGGGTTCGCGCCTTATTTTCTGTCTCTTGGCCTTTTCGTAGGTGCTCTGCTTCTTTCTATTGTATTCCCGCTTCGTGAACCGGCTGGTGTTCCACGGTCAGGATTTAGCTGGTTTGCAAGCAAGTTTGGGATTCTTGCTGGAATAGGCATTATTCAGGGTCTCATTGCAGCCTTGATTCTATTGCTGGGACTTGGCCTGGAAGTGAAGAGTGTACCTTTGTTTCTTCTGTTTACCATCATAACCAGCATTACGTTCATCGCGCTTATTCAATTTTTTGTCACCGTAATGGGTGATCCTGGCAGGTTTGCTGCAATTATCATATTAATTCTCCAGCTGACAACAAGTGCTGGTACTTTCCCGCTTGAGCTGATTCCTAATGCACTTCAGCCAATCAGTTCATACTTGCCTATGACCTATTCCGTTTCCGGACTAAAGGCTGTCATTTCTAGCGGGAATTTTGATTTCATGTGGGAGAATGCAGTCATTCTATTGAGTTTCGCTGCCCTGTTCATTGCAGGAACTTTTGTTTACTTTACTGCAATGCACAAGAAAAGATTTGCAGCTGCTGCAGGGAAGGCTGATTGA
- a CDS encoding TetR/AcrR family transcriptional regulator — MSADRKQQIIEAATKSFSLFGYKATTMDQVAKLANVGKGTIYNFFKNKEELFDEIIHTLIMEMKSAADEALDPSLPFHKNVHRGLYKILEFRMKHQLTIKLFQEAKEMGTPAVTDVIGKVEDAILSYLKDKVTQAIEKGEIRKCDPELTSFVMLKLYIALIFDWEQRHEPLEKEKIAMLFEQYIMKGLSN; from the coding sequence ATGTCAGCAGATCGGAAACAGCAAATTATTGAGGCTGCCACTAAATCATTTTCTCTATTTGGATATAAAGCAACCACTATGGATCAAGTTGCAAAGCTTGCAAATGTTGGAAAAGGCACTATTTATAATTTCTTTAAAAATAAAGAAGAGCTGTTTGATGAAATTATCCATACGCTCATTATGGAAATGAAAAGCGCAGCTGATGAAGCGCTTGATCCTTCTTTGCCCTTTCATAAAAATGTTCATCGGGGTTTGTATAAAATACTTGAATTCCGCATGAAGCATCAGCTGACAATCAAGCTTTTCCAGGAAGCAAAGGAAATGGGAACTCCTGCTGTTACAGATGTAATTGGGAAAGTAGAGGATGCGATATTAAGTTATTTAAAAGACAAAGTCACACAAGCGATTGAAAAAGGAGAAATCCGGAAATGCGATCCGGAACTGACATCTTTTGTGATGCTGAAGCTTTATATTGCTCTCATATTTGATTGGGAGCAGCGTCATGAACCTTTGGAAAAAGAAAAAATAGCTATGCTGTTTGAACAATACATTATGAAAGGATTATCGAACTAG